In the genome of Sorangium aterium, one region contains:
- the ppk1 gene encoding polyphosphate kinase 1: protein MPISAAPGVIAIEGDPTHYLNRELSWLEFNARVLAEARSHEVPLFERLKFLSIFFSNLDEFFMVRVAGLQAQTQRTIAEVPPDGLTPHEQLVAISARVHALVDDAYQLWHSDLIPALQRAGIVIVRPDELGATELSALDDRFRTDIFPILTPIAIDPGHPFPHLRNKMINLGIMFSREHEAQEPGFAVIQVPPGLSRLMRVRVEGAARAFVLLEDVIARHVKDFFPSGRLRGTYPFRVTRNWDLEIDEEEGEDLLETIQAELRRRDRGNAVRLEIGFGEGAGTSVQRLCRALKVDASHAVYRVPGPLHIADLIGIVADDERREYRDEPFAPQVPPLFRDVEDIFAVIREQDVLLHHPYESFDPVAEFVSRAADDPNVLAIKQTLYRTGGDSPILKALARAAESGKQVTAIVELKARFDEASNIQWARTLEQSGVQVIYGLLGLKTHAKALLVVRREKDKLRRYVHLSTGNYNPQTARLYTDIGLFTANREIGEDMTSLFNLLTGYSAPPKWNRLLVAPLGLHQAVLGLIAREEAHARAGRKAEIVAQMNALVDVDVIDALYSASQAGVDIKLAVRGICCLRPGIPGLSERIQVRAIIDRFLEHKRLFRFANGGSEEIYMSSADWMPRNFHRRVELMIPIIEPATRARVEDMLNTVMSDTAKTWELASDGSYHKLQQPAGAPLLRSQHRFIELARERVKLSDPLARGGGRFHILRMPAGADDGEPRHRKGAKKKKGLL from the coding sequence GTGCCGATATCGGCCGCCCCGGGGGTGATCGCGATCGAGGGGGACCCGACGCACTACCTGAACCGCGAGCTCTCGTGGCTCGAGTTCAACGCGCGGGTGCTGGCGGAGGCCAGGTCGCACGAGGTGCCGCTGTTCGAGCGCCTCAAGTTCCTGAGCATCTTCTTCTCGAACCTCGACGAGTTCTTCATGGTGCGCGTCGCCGGCCTCCAGGCGCAGACGCAGCGCACGATCGCGGAGGTCCCGCCGGACGGGCTCACGCCCCACGAGCAGCTCGTGGCGATCAGCGCGCGCGTCCACGCGCTCGTCGATGACGCCTACCAGCTGTGGCACTCGGATCTGATCCCGGCGCTCCAGCGCGCCGGCATCGTGATCGTCCGGCCCGACGAGCTCGGCGCGACGGAGCTCAGCGCGCTCGACGATCGGTTCCGCACCGACATCTTCCCGATCCTCACGCCGATCGCGATCGACCCGGGGCACCCGTTCCCGCACCTGCGCAACAAGATGATCAACCTCGGGATCATGTTCTCCCGGGAGCATGAAGCGCAGGAGCCCGGCTTCGCGGTCATCCAGGTGCCGCCTGGGCTGAGCCGGCTGATGCGGGTGCGCGTGGAGGGCGCGGCGCGCGCGTTCGTCCTGCTCGAGGACGTGATCGCCCGGCACGTGAAGGATTTCTTCCCCTCGGGCAGGCTGCGCGGCACGTACCCCTTCCGCGTCACCCGGAACTGGGACCTCGAGATCGACGAGGAGGAGGGCGAGGACCTGCTGGAGACGATCCAGGCCGAGCTCCGCCGGCGCGATCGCGGCAACGCCGTGCGCCTGGAGATCGGCTTCGGCGAGGGCGCCGGCACCTCGGTCCAGCGGCTCTGCCGCGCGCTCAAGGTCGACGCGTCGCACGCCGTCTACCGGGTGCCGGGGCCGCTCCACATCGCCGACCTCATCGGCATCGTCGCGGACGACGAGCGCCGCGAGTACCGGGACGAGCCGTTCGCCCCGCAGGTCCCGCCGCTCTTCCGGGACGTCGAGGACATCTTCGCCGTCATCCGGGAGCAGGACGTGCTCCTGCACCACCCCTACGAGTCGTTCGATCCGGTCGCCGAGTTCGTCTCCCGCGCCGCCGACGACCCGAACGTGCTCGCGATCAAGCAGACGCTCTACCGGACCGGCGGTGACTCGCCGATCCTGAAGGCGCTCGCGCGCGCGGCCGAGAGCGGCAAGCAGGTGACGGCCATCGTCGAGCTGAAGGCGCGGTTCGACGAGGCGAGCAACATCCAGTGGGCGAGGACGCTCGAGCAGAGCGGCGTGCAGGTGATCTACGGCCTGCTCGGGCTGAAGACGCACGCGAAGGCGCTGCTCGTGGTGCGGCGCGAGAAGGACAAGCTGCGCCGCTACGTGCACCTGTCGACGGGCAACTACAACCCGCAGACCGCGCGGCTCTACACGGACATCGGCCTGTTCACGGCGAACCGGGAGATCGGCGAGGACATGACGTCGCTCTTCAACCTGCTGACCGGCTACAGCGCGCCGCCCAAGTGGAACCGCCTCCTCGTGGCGCCGCTCGGCCTGCACCAGGCGGTGCTGGGCCTCATCGCGCGCGAGGAGGCCCACGCGCGGGCCGGGCGCAAGGCGGAGATCGTGGCGCAGATGAACGCGCTCGTGGACGTCGACGTCATCGACGCGCTCTACTCGGCGTCGCAGGCCGGGGTCGACATCAAGCTCGCCGTGCGCGGCATCTGCTGCCTCCGGCCGGGGATCCCGGGCCTGTCGGAGCGGATCCAGGTGCGCGCGATCATCGATCGTTTCCTCGAGCACAAGCGCCTGTTCCGGTTCGCGAACGGCGGCAGCGAGGAGATCTACATGTCGAGCGCCGACTGGATGCCGCGCAACTTCCATCGCCGCGTCGAGCTGATGATCCCGATCATCGAGCCCGCCACCCGCGCGCGCGTGGAGGACATGCTGAACACCGTGATGTCCGACACGGCGAAGACCTGGGAGCTCGCGAGCGACGGCAGCTACCACAAGCTCCAGCAGCCCGCCGGCGCCCCCCTGCTTCGGTCGCAGCACCGCTTCATCGAGCTCGCGCGCGAGCGGGTGAAGCTCAGCGATCCGCTGGCGCGCGGCGGCGGGCGCTTCCACATCCTCCGCATGCCCGCGGGCGCGGACGACGGCGAGCCTCGCCACCGCAAGGGCGCCAAGAAGAAGAAGGGTCTGCTCTGA
- a CDS encoding serine/threonine-protein kinase codes for MEGQRIAGKYRLARLLGRGGMGSVWLAEHLSLRTPVAIKLIDVEAAKNATARARFDREAQIAARIRSAHVVKVLDHGLTDDGLPYIAMECLAGESLRDRLSARRRLTPAETAKIVSHICRALSRAHEVGLVHRDIKPENIFIAREDDGEIVKILDFGVAKVTDALAITGMDPTRTGALLGTPYYMSPEQARGLKSVDYRSDLWSLGVVVFECLTGARPFTAPALGPLIAKILGTPPPALSAAAPGAGIPVEVEAWMRKALAVEPDARFASARELSEAFMVASGVADSMDRGSSAGLPDGKPPSAVRPPDGVWETADTVALPSGDGRAPVAAAPQPPVAATPQPPVAAAPQPPVAPLSSATGPGAVAAARPVAPARVLVWAVVLLAIALLAVSGVLAATLLR; via the coding sequence ATGGAAGGTCAACGCATCGCCGGGAAGTACCGCCTTGCCCGGCTCCTCGGCAGGGGCGGGATGGGCTCGGTGTGGCTGGCAGAGCACCTGTCGCTGCGCACGCCGGTGGCCATCAAGCTCATCGACGTCGAGGCCGCGAAGAACGCGACCGCCCGGGCCCGCTTCGATCGTGAGGCGCAGATCGCGGCGCGGATCCGCAGCGCCCATGTGGTCAAGGTGCTCGACCATGGCCTCACCGACGATGGCTTGCCGTACATCGCGATGGAGTGTCTGGCAGGCGAGAGCCTGCGCGATCGCCTCTCCGCGCGCCGGCGCCTGACGCCGGCGGAGACGGCGAAGATCGTCTCTCACATCTGCCGCGCCCTCTCGCGCGCCCACGAGGTCGGGCTCGTCCATCGCGACATCAAGCCGGAGAACATCTTCATCGCGCGCGAGGATGATGGGGAGATCGTCAAGATCCTCGACTTCGGCGTGGCGAAGGTGACAGACGCGCTCGCCATCACCGGGATGGATCCCACGCGCACGGGGGCGCTCCTCGGGACGCCCTACTACATGAGCCCGGAGCAGGCGAGAGGCCTGAAGAGCGTCGATTACCGGTCCGATCTCTGGTCCCTGGGAGTCGTGGTCTTCGAGTGTCTCACGGGGGCGCGTCCCTTCACCGCCCCGGCGCTCGGGCCGCTCATCGCCAAGATCCTGGGGACGCCCCCGCCCGCGCTGTCCGCGGCGGCGCCGGGCGCTGGCATCCCGGTGGAGGTCGAGGCCTGGATGCGGAAGGCGCTCGCCGTCGAGCCGGACGCGCGCTTCGCCTCGGCCCGGGAGCTCTCCGAGGCGTTCATGGTGGCGTCGGGCGTGGCCGACTCGATGGATCGCGGCTCCTCCGCGGGCCTCCCGGACGGCAAGCCGCCCTCGGCCGTGCGGCCCCCTGACGGGGTGTGGGAGACGGCCGATACGGTGGCCTTGCCCTCGGGCGACGGGCGGGCGCCGGTCGCCGCTGCGCCGCAGCCCCCGGTCGCCGCCACGCCGCAGCCCCCGGTCGCCGCTGCGCCGCAGCCCCCGGTCGCCCCCCTGTCGTCGGCGACGGGGCCGGGCGCGGTCGCGGCCGCGCGCCCTGTTGCGCCCGCGCGCGTACTCGTCTGGGCGGTCGTCTTGCTGGCGATCGCGCTGCTCGCGGTGAGCGGCGTGCTCGCCGCGACGCTCCTGCGCTGA
- a CDS encoding YdcH family protein: MKHQIISPRAVTAVGPEQRLSMVEARHRELDSRLRQLGRRAFLTPGERMEAAQLKKHKLAAKDEIESLRRRLS; this comes from the coding sequence ATGAAGCATCAGATCATCTCTCCTCGCGCGGTGACTGCAGTCGGCCCGGAGCAGCGGCTGAGCATGGTGGAAGCGCGTCATCGCGAGCTCGACTCACGCCTCAGGCAGCTGGGTCGACGGGCGTTCCTGACACCGGGGGAGAGAATGGAAGCTGCCCAGCTCAAGAAGCACAAGCTCGCCGCGAAGGACGAGATCGAATCCCTGCGCCGGCGGTTGTCGTAG
- a CDS encoding tetratricopeptide repeat protein → MSSSSATSVALLALAVVLGGCTSQATVPARARSPQPASARPPVELAPVVVSPYSDAELAAEFERARALLLADKAREAAPLFERLARLAPGGEVAPPSLFNAGLAHEALGDRALAAERYREVAQRFPDHAVARGALFRLSRAAAALERWPELVEVSRRLLRLGDLSVLEAIEARGALALGLVEQDLVDEAARQVALARDLIEEHRLGESGKPPIELAQVSFALGEVRRRRSEAITFVPVPASFAEALERRCQGLLDAQSAYTEAMRSLDAHWSAMAGYRIGQLYKELHRDVMQVPPPRSADTPRERQLFEGAMRLRYRVLLEKGQKMLAGTVRLGDRTGESSGWVLRARDAQREIELALADEQAALARLPFTEAELLAALDALKTAAPKRP, encoded by the coding sequence ATGTCGAGTTCCAGCGCCACCTCGGTCGCCCTCTTGGCCCTTGCGGTCGTCCTGGGCGGATGCACTTCGCAGGCCACCGTGCCGGCGCGGGCGCGATCGCCGCAGCCGGCCTCGGCGCGCCCGCCGGTCGAGCTCGCGCCGGTCGTCGTGTCGCCTTACTCGGACGCCGAGCTCGCGGCGGAGTTCGAGCGGGCGCGCGCGCTGCTCCTGGCCGACAAGGCGCGTGAGGCGGCGCCCCTGTTCGAGCGGCTCGCCCGCCTCGCGCCGGGCGGCGAGGTCGCGCCGCCGAGCCTCTTCAACGCCGGCCTCGCGCACGAGGCGCTCGGCGACCGCGCGCTCGCGGCCGAGCGCTACCGCGAGGTCGCGCAGCGCTTCCCGGACCACGCGGTCGCGCGCGGCGCGCTCTTCCGGCTCTCGCGCGCGGCGGCCGCCCTCGAGCGGTGGCCCGAGCTCGTCGAGGTGTCGCGCCGCCTGCTCCGCCTCGGCGATCTGAGCGTGCTGGAGGCGATCGAGGCGCGCGGCGCGCTCGCGCTCGGCCTTGTCGAGCAGGATCTCGTGGATGAGGCGGCGCGCCAGGTCGCGCTCGCGCGCGATCTCATCGAGGAGCACCGGCTGGGCGAGTCAGGCAAGCCGCCGATCGAGCTCGCGCAGGTGAGCTTCGCGCTCGGCGAGGTGCGGCGCCGCCGGAGCGAGGCGATCACCTTCGTGCCGGTGCCGGCGAGCTTCGCCGAGGCGCTCGAGCGCCGCTGCCAGGGCCTGCTCGACGCGCAGAGCGCCTACACCGAGGCCATGCGCAGCCTCGACGCCCACTGGTCGGCGATGGCGGGTTACCGCATCGGGCAGCTCTACAAGGAGCTCCACCGCGACGTGATGCAGGTCCCGCCGCCGCGGAGCGCCGACACCCCGAGGGAGAGGCAGCTGTTCGAGGGGGCGATGCGCCTGCGCTACCGCGTGCTCCTGGAGAAGGGGCAGAAGATGCTCGCCGGCACCGTGCGCCTCGGCGACCGCACGGGGGAGTCGTCGGGGTGGGTCCTCCGCGCCCGCGACGCGCAGCGCGAGATAGAGCTCGCGCTCGCCGACGAGCAGGCGGCGCTCGCGAGGCTCCCGTTCACCGAGGCCGAGCTCCTCGCGGCGCTCGACGCCCTGAAGACGGCGGCGCCGAAGCGGCCGTGA
- a CDS encoding formylglycine-generating enzyme family protein, producing the protein MTARCLSTALAAAGLLLPALSACEPEPRQWLVSVSTDAPAPRFGDHLLLEVMGEGAICTGCMRLIGVDGPDSLPVSFGVVPQEEGAAVRVRARLYRAEQAGPDGLPRGPALIDAVARLPPLDGETRVALDLSMRCFGVPSLPEQRATCDPEAGALAPEPVLPLLSEAEARPEPGSWPGAAPVPCQGPAPAGMVCVPGGVFLLGTPRPGYTVDLDELSQPERLVQLGAFAIDADEVTVGTVRELVATGQIRSEPVVRDLDAPGSDLGACTYLGASDGANDALPVNCVTHALAEEACSARGLRLPTEAEWEYAAGNLDDETAYPWGNGGDLCAMALLGRGRGSGEVDQGVFENSGCRPLDAPVPWGPVAGGAPSDVTALGIRNLAGSMSEWVADTFAPYAAPCWQSGGPLLVDPVCREPAPGAAPSFSYRGSSWSGYKLGARATARSHERASAFNPATGFRCAQPM; encoded by the coding sequence GTGACGGCTCGTTGCCTGTCGACGGCGCTCGCGGCCGCCGGGCTTCTGCTCCCGGCGCTCTCGGCGTGCGAGCCCGAGCCTCGCCAGTGGCTCGTCAGCGTCTCCACGGACGCACCGGCGCCCCGCTTCGGCGATCACCTGCTGCTCGAGGTGATGGGCGAGGGCGCGATCTGCACCGGGTGCATGCGGCTCATCGGGGTGGATGGGCCGGACAGCCTGCCCGTCAGCTTCGGCGTGGTCCCGCAGGAGGAAGGCGCCGCCGTGCGGGTCCGCGCGCGGCTCTACCGGGCCGAGCAGGCGGGCCCCGACGGCCTCCCACGCGGTCCTGCGCTGATCGACGCCGTGGCCAGGCTCCCGCCGCTCGACGGCGAGACGCGCGTGGCGCTCGATCTGTCCATGCGCTGCTTCGGCGTCCCGAGCCTCCCCGAGCAGCGCGCGACCTGCGATCCGGAGGCGGGCGCGCTCGCGCCGGAGCCGGTGCTCCCGCTGCTGTCCGAGGCCGAGGCCCGGCCAGAGCCCGGCTCCTGGCCGGGCGCGGCCCCGGTACCCTGCCAGGGGCCGGCGCCCGCGGGGATGGTGTGTGTGCCCGGAGGGGTCTTCCTTCTCGGGACGCCGCGACCCGGTTACACCGTCGATCTCGACGAGCTGAGCCAGCCCGAGCGCCTCGTGCAGCTCGGCGCGTTCGCCATCGACGCGGACGAGGTGACCGTGGGCACCGTCCGGGAGCTCGTGGCGACAGGGCAGATCCGGTCAGAGCCCGTTGTCAGGGACCTCGACGCGCCGGGGTCGGACCTGGGCGCTTGCACGTACCTCGGCGCGTCCGACGGCGCGAACGACGCGCTGCCCGTCAACTGCGTCACCCACGCGCTGGCGGAGGAAGCCTGTTCGGCGCGGGGATTGCGGCTCCCCACCGAGGCTGAATGGGAGTACGCGGCCGGCAACCTCGATGACGAGACGGCCTATCCCTGGGGCAACGGCGGGGATCTCTGCGCGATGGCGCTGCTCGGCAGGGGCCGGGGCAGCGGGGAGGTCGACCAAGGCGTGTTCGAGAACTCCGGCTGTCGCCCGCTCGACGCGCCGGTGCCCTGGGGGCCTGTCGCCGGAGGAGCCCCGAGCGACGTGACCGCCCTCGGCATCCGGAACCTCGCCGGGAGCATGTCCGAGTGGGTGGCCGACACCTTCGCTCCCTACGCCGCGCCTTGCTGGCAGTCGGGCGGGCCGCTCCTCGTCGATCCGGTGTGTCGTGAGCCCGCGCCCGGCGCGGCGCCGAGCTTCTCTTATCGCGGGAGCTCCTGGTCGGGTTACAAGCTGGGGGCCCGGGCCACGGCGCGCAGCCATGAGAGGGCGTCGGCGTTCAATCCGGCCACCGGCTTCCGCTGCGCGCAGCCGATGTGA
- the panC gene encoding pantoate--beta-alanine ligase → MEFWRHPGDLRVACERARAAGRRVGLVPTMGALHAGHLALIAEARRRTDFVAVTVFVNPTQFGVGEDLARYPRTLERDLAACAEAGADGVFAPDVAAMYPPGEETRVRVGATAGPLCGVHRPAHFEGVATVVTKLLSLAGPCVAVFGRKDYQQLQVIRRLVADLFLPVEVVGATTVREPDGLAMSSRNAYLSPEQRSAARAIPLALAGACRAFARGERRAAALLEPARARLAAVATSIDYVDLADPESLAIWSDAPAIGDRALLAVAVRVGTTRLIDNVVLGEDAPPVVEGSEEAI, encoded by the coding sequence ATGGAGTTTTGGCGACATCCTGGCGACCTCAGGGTGGCGTGCGAGCGGGCTCGTGCGGCAGGGCGCCGCGTCGGCCTCGTCCCGACGATGGGCGCGCTCCATGCAGGCCACCTCGCCTTGATCGCGGAGGCGCGGCGGAGGACGGACTTCGTGGCCGTGACCGTCTTCGTCAACCCGACCCAGTTCGGCGTGGGCGAAGACCTGGCGCGCTACCCGCGGACGCTCGAGCGAGACCTCGCCGCCTGCGCGGAGGCCGGCGCCGACGGCGTGTTCGCGCCGGACGTCGCCGCGATGTACCCGCCCGGCGAGGAGACGCGCGTGCGCGTCGGCGCGACCGCGGGCCCGCTCTGCGGCGTCCATCGGCCCGCGCACTTCGAGGGCGTCGCCACCGTGGTGACGAAGCTGCTGTCGCTCGCCGGCCCGTGCGTCGCCGTCTTCGGCCGGAAGGACTACCAGCAGCTCCAGGTCATCCGGCGGCTCGTCGCCGACCTGTTCCTTCCCGTCGAGGTCGTCGGGGCGACGACGGTGCGCGAGCCGGACGGCCTCGCCATGTCGTCCCGGAACGCCTACCTCTCGCCCGAGCAGCGGAGCGCGGCGCGCGCCATCCCGCTCGCCCTCGCCGGCGCGTGCCGCGCGTTCGCTCGCGGCGAGCGGCGCGCCGCGGCGCTCCTCGAGCCCGCGCGCGCGCGCCTGGCGGCCGTCGCGACGAGCATCGATTATGTGGACCTCGCCGATCCGGAGTCCCTGGCGATCTGGAGCGACGCACCGGCGATCGGCGATCGGGCGCTGCTGGCGGTCGCCGTCCGCGTCGGGACGACGCGGCTCATCGACAACGTCGTGCTCGGGGAGGACGCGCCGCCCGTCGTGGAGGGGAGCGAGGAGGCGATCTAG
- a CDS encoding vWA domain-containing protein, producing MSFRRHFVFAPILVAAGIAAQSGGCAATEDEKPASIPRPDDAASGGDGGSFGVSSASGDTSLGEGGGLGGAGEGGLGEGSSCAQASAEATLLPLDMLILLDRSGSMLGSKWVGVTNALSAFVTDAASAGMNVGLTYFPRSSNGQSDCNHTSYDELAVAIGELPLNTQELTASIQSTSPGGGTPMRPALQGVLTNATAYKDANPSHKVIVVLATDGDPSGCSGNTVASTAEMAQRALRYNGVQTYVIAVQGSTLTNLDQIADAGGTTRAFDVTADITAFSAKMAEIRASALPCELLIPAPPAGAVLDTSRVAVRFAPEGASPLEVPKADDAADCGTGPGWYYDDEALPKKIILCPASCTTVQHEVRAELDVLFGCAPTLN from the coding sequence ATGTCCTTCCGACGTCATTTCGTGTTTGCCCCTATCCTCGTCGCCGCCGGGATCGCGGCTCAGTCGGGCGGCTGTGCGGCCACCGAGGACGAGAAGCCCGCGAGCATCCCCCGGCCGGATGACGCCGCGAGCGGCGGCGACGGCGGCTCCTTCGGCGTGAGCAGCGCGAGCGGAGACACGTCGCTCGGCGAGGGGGGAGGGCTCGGCGGCGCCGGCGAGGGCGGCCTCGGGGAGGGGTCCTCCTGCGCCCAGGCGAGCGCGGAGGCCACGCTCCTGCCGCTCGATATGCTCATCCTGCTCGACCGATCCGGCAGCATGCTCGGCTCGAAATGGGTCGGCGTCACGAACGCGCTCTCGGCGTTCGTCACCGACGCCGCCTCGGCCGGGATGAACGTGGGACTGACCTACTTCCCGCGGAGCAGCAACGGGCAAAGCGACTGCAACCACACGAGTTACGACGAGCTCGCGGTCGCCATCGGCGAGCTGCCGCTGAACACGCAGGAGCTCACCGCCTCCATCCAGAGCACCTCGCCGGGCGGCGGGACGCCCATGCGGCCGGCGCTCCAGGGGGTGCTCACGAACGCGACCGCCTACAAGGACGCGAACCCTTCTCACAAGGTGATCGTCGTGCTCGCGACCGACGGCGATCCCTCGGGCTGCTCCGGAAACACCGTCGCGAGCACCGCGGAGATGGCGCAGAGGGCCCTCCGCTACAACGGCGTCCAGACCTACGTCATCGCGGTGCAGGGCTCGACGCTCACCAACCTGGACCAGATCGCCGACGCCGGCGGGACGACCCGCGCGTTCGACGTCACGGCGGACATCACGGCGTTCTCGGCGAAGATGGCCGAGATCCGCGCGTCGGCGCTCCCGTGCGAGCTCCTCATCCCCGCGCCGCCCGCGGGCGCGGTCCTCGATACGAGCCGGGTCGCTGTCAGGTTCGCGCCCGAGGGCGCGAGCCCGCTGGAGGTCCCGAAGGCGGACGACGCAGCGGACTGCGGCACGGGGCCGGGGTGGTATTACGACGACGAGGCGCTCCCGAAGAAGATCATCCTCTGCCCCGCGTCCTGCACGACGGTGCAGCACGAGGTGCGCGCGGAGCTCGACGTGCTCTTCGGGTGCGCGCCGACGCTGAACTGA
- the tmk gene encoding dTMP kinase, translating to MPKTRGEQESPAEEAGRGVFVVFEGIDGAGTSTQAERYAAHLRAARRLVHVTREPSAGPVGALLRQVLTHRISLPGAHQAEIMALLFSADRLDHLGAEIEPLLRDGYVVISDRYDLSSLAYQSTTASEDGGRSEEIIEWIRELNRHALRPDVTVVIDVTPEIAEKRRRGRGGAEELFEKTELQARLAEAYRRAEELVPGDRIIHIDGDGPVDEVSRAITAALAAVVER from the coding sequence ATGCCGAAGACGAGAGGCGAGCAAGAGAGCCCGGCGGAGGAGGCGGGCCGTGGCGTCTTCGTGGTGTTCGAGGGCATCGACGGCGCCGGCACGAGCACGCAGGCCGAGCGCTACGCGGCGCACCTCAGGGCGGCGCGGCGCCTTGTCCACGTCACCCGAGAGCCGAGCGCCGGGCCGGTGGGCGCGCTGCTCCGGCAGGTCCTGACCCACCGGATCTCGCTCCCCGGCGCCCACCAGGCGGAGATCATGGCGCTCCTCTTCTCGGCCGATCGCCTCGATCACCTCGGCGCCGAGATCGAGCCCCTCCTCCGAGACGGGTACGTCGTGATCTCGGATCGCTACGACCTGTCGAGCCTGGCCTACCAGTCGACGACGGCGAGCGAGGACGGGGGGCGCTCCGAGGAGATCATCGAATGGATCCGTGAGCTCAACCGCCACGCCCTGAGGCCCGACGTCACGGTGGTGATCGACGTGACGCCCGAGATCGCCGAGAAGCGCCGCCGGGGCCGCGGGGGGGCGGAGGAGCTGTTCGAGAAGACAGAGCTGCAGGCGCGGCTCGCGGAGGCGTACCGCCGGGCGGAGGAGCTCGTCCCGGGGGACCGCATCATCCATATCGACGGGGATGGCCCGGTCGACGAGGTCTCCCGGGCGATCACGGCGGCGCTCGCGGCCGTCGTGGAGCGGTGA
- a CDS encoding serine/threonine-protein kinase, whose product MSDDLQGSLPAGKIIAGRFRIERLIGRGGMGEVYAARNVGTGRDVALKMIRGVVDAAQTRRFLREAKAATAIQHPNVIEVLDVFEEEDHTPVMVMELLRGEPLSGLRKRRGALQLYEAARLLAPVASALRAAHEKGIVHRDLKPDNIFLSEPQAGGCMPKVLDFGIAKVLDPTSISSETQGGNTSTGSILGTPHYMSFEQAMSEKDIDHRADIWAMGVILFEALTGRRPLEFENLGEMYTAFLQREVPSIRSAVPDLPADVAGVLDRCLQKRREDRLDDLGPLVEVLGRYADPTSAGALAGGKVVGALAPLAASPSSGAVAAPPALAAPDGRARSPSRAVAVAALLVVAFVAAFAALRRSTADGPAAPVPASAEAAVHPPPAAVAAPPASMASSPTAPLPARDEPAVADVLPSAASSSRRPSPRALSGTLKAPATPATSAPPPSAPTTQARGIVDQLPY is encoded by the coding sequence GTGTCGGACGATCTCCAGGGCTCCCTCCCGGCCGGCAAGATCATCGCCGGGCGCTTCCGGATCGAGCGCCTCATCGGCCGCGGCGGGATGGGCGAGGTGTACGCGGCCAGGAACGTCGGCACCGGGCGCGACGTCGCGCTCAAGATGATCCGCGGCGTCGTCGACGCCGCGCAGACCCGGCGCTTCCTCCGCGAGGCCAAGGCGGCGACCGCGATCCAGCACCCGAACGTGATCGAGGTGCTCGACGTCTTCGAGGAGGAGGACCACACGCCCGTGATGGTCATGGAGCTGCTCCGCGGCGAGCCGCTCTCCGGGCTGCGCAAGCGCAGGGGCGCGCTGCAGCTGTACGAGGCGGCGCGCCTGCTCGCGCCGGTCGCCTCCGCGCTCCGCGCCGCGCACGAGAAGGGGATCGTGCACCGCGACCTCAAGCCGGACAACATCTTCCTCTCGGAGCCGCAGGCCGGCGGGTGCATGCCCAAGGTGCTCGACTTCGGGATCGCCAAGGTGCTCGACCCGACCTCCATCAGCTCGGAGACGCAGGGAGGCAACACGAGCACCGGCTCGATCCTCGGGACGCCTCACTACATGTCGTTCGAGCAGGCGATGAGCGAGAAGGACATCGATCATCGCGCGGACATCTGGGCGATGGGCGTCATCCTCTTCGAGGCGCTCACCGGCCGGAGGCCGCTCGAGTTCGAGAACCTCGGCGAGATGTACACGGCGTTCCTGCAGCGCGAGGTGCCGTCGATCCGATCGGCCGTGCCCGACCTGCCCGCGGACGTCGCCGGGGTGCTCGACCGCTGCCTGCAGAAGCGGCGCGAGGATCGGCTCGACGATCTGGGGCCGCTCGTCGAGGTCCTCGGCCGCTACGCCGATCCCACGTCGGCGGGCGCGCTCGCTGGAGGCAAGGTCGTCGGCGCGCTCGCGCCGCTCGCCGCGTCTCCGAGCTCGGGAGCCGTCGCGGCGCCCCCGGCCCTCGCGGCCCCCGACGGGCGCGCGAGATCGCCGTCGAGGGCCGTCGCGGTCGCGGCGCTCCTCGTGGTGGCCTTCGTGGCGGCGTTCGCTGCGCTCCGCCGCTCGACGGCGGACGGGCCTGCCGCTCCGGTCCCCGCCTCGGCGGAAGCGGCGGTGCACCCGCCGCCCGCGGCGGTCGCGGCGCCTCCCGCATCCATGGCGAGCTCGCCCACCGCGCCCCTCCCCGCTCGAGACGAGCCTGCTGTGGCAGACGTCTTGCCGTCCGCGGCGTCGTCGTCCAGGCGGCCCTCACCGAGAGCGCTCTCTGGCACGCTGAAGGCGCCGGCGACACCGGCGACATCGGCCCCGCCGCCGTCGGCGCCGACGACGCAAGCGAGGGGGATCGTCGACCAACTCCCGTACTGA